A window of Paenibacillus polygoni contains these coding sequences:
- a CDS encoding glycosyl hydrolase, whose protein sequence is MWNRRTFQNPGNEYRAHPFWFWNGEMDDEQIRHQISEMAAQGVGGFFICARQGLTVPYLSRAWFHKVRFAVKEAKSKGMKVWLYDEYPYPSGMAGGEVTLEMPEAKQRALLHHTGRVSHGDHVSWTLPWAVILYAKAVPVNADGTHQWEQAIELRKQIGNIQLQQVYQETGLTSYNRKRFFTYETAFRLEWDVPEGEYEIFIFMEQEIDDFKYYGNFVDPLNEKAMKRFIELTHERYQEELGDDFGTVIKGMFTDEIAPLGRIPWSPQLPSFFKERTGYDLIEQLPALLRSDVPKAKQTRYDYYQSVHLLLRKSVHKQAHDFCEQAHIEYAAEVPSLRMTTQLYSHLPGGDSAHEKTGRSLEYILQRYGLNMRDNPKMVSSLARQLGRPRNMIECFHSVGWSMTLQDAKWMIDRMAAMGTNFYNFHAFFYTIGGLAKHDAPPSQFLQNPYWPYFRELGDYVGRISYLMSEGKADIRIALLDPTTTFWTLMGNPLHGFAYGGEEEEEKAQLDQLKEDWLILSNLLLRYRRDYDHLDPELFAEAQIREGNIEIGEATYEVLILPPMLNLEAAAWNQLQAFVRAGGKVITTGCLPVESVEPGCPDALDWEALGKKENVYSLPVDGAMEAKISEYLLLQLDEWLDDAAVLQVDNDPLHILQQFRIISAHEAALFLTNQEGETLQGKLQIDKKALLSRLGVNAKNDKNEVAVRYLSLRTGEVSEELPVTLSHWDKQDSNNKKYELEVTLAPYESVIFLLDVVPVNVMTDREPQIVPSPYQIKLPVTGRWTVTPEQDNKLRIGDFTLTVTDSLGQVHIQDLKVQAKTFIEQITSEAGSGLPLQFDQVFGTPKRAKVAYPLDAVYKSQFICHRKEENCLLFFDGSAISGNYVIEVNQHRLSASDFTPVWITDYTNIGTEIAPYLQVGLNEIRVRVEVTKDDDGIVDPLMLSGAFGVYYEDDRPVLAALPESICALLPEPMIGFPHYAGTTSVKRTFECSEVEEQGSDQFELSFTDFRLQDVIEVLVNGQSLGIRAWSPYCWAGSTSLLREGDNDLEVKVTGTLIGLLEGTYFDQEQHAAVDVRIKQKEAQVTSQSTKIGTLGGNIK, encoded by the coding sequence ATGTGGAATCGTAGGACATTTCAGAATCCAGGAAATGAATATCGTGCTCATCCTTTCTGGTTCTGGAATGGTGAGATGGATGATGAGCAGATCAGACACCAAATTTCGGAGATGGCAGCGCAGGGCGTAGGCGGATTTTTTATCTGTGCGAGACAGGGACTAACCGTCCCTTATCTCTCACGGGCTTGGTTTCATAAGGTACGGTTTGCTGTAAAGGAAGCGAAGTCAAAAGGCATGAAGGTTTGGCTTTATGACGAATATCCGTATCCAAGCGGTATGGCCGGCGGAGAAGTGACCCTTGAAATGCCGGAAGCAAAACAGCGTGCACTCCTACATCACACAGGCAGGGTGAGTCATGGCGATCATGTGTCATGGACCTTGCCATGGGCGGTAATCTTGTATGCAAAAGCTGTACCGGTTAATGCTGACGGGACACATCAGTGGGAACAAGCAATAGAACTTCGAAAACAGATCGGAAATATTCAGCTTCAGCAGGTATATCAGGAAACGGGACTTACTTCATATAATCGCAAGCGATTTTTCACTTATGAAACTGCGTTTCGTTTGGAATGGGATGTGCCTGAAGGAGAGTATGAAATCTTTATTTTCATGGAGCAGGAGATTGATGATTTTAAATATTACGGCAATTTTGTAGACCCTCTTAATGAGAAGGCAATGAAACGATTCATTGAACTGACACATGAGCGGTATCAAGAGGAACTTGGGGACGATTTCGGAACCGTAATTAAAGGGATGTTTACGGACGAAATTGCACCTCTTGGCCGAATCCCGTGGTCACCGCAGCTGCCGTCTTTTTTCAAAGAAAGAACAGGTTATGATCTCATTGAACAGCTTCCTGCCTTACTGCGAAGTGATGTACCCAAGGCAAAACAGACTCGGTATGACTATTATCAATCCGTCCATCTGCTGCTGCGAAAATCGGTTCATAAACAGGCACACGATTTCTGTGAACAGGCACATATTGAATATGCAGCCGAGGTTCCATCTCTGCGAATGACAACCCAGCTGTACAGTCATCTGCCAGGCGGTGACTCTGCACATGAAAAAACAGGCCGTTCGCTTGAATATATACTGCAGCGCTACGGACTAAATATGCGGGATAACCCGAAGATGGTTAGTTCACTAGCCCGGCAGCTCGGCAGACCGCGCAATATGATCGAATGCTTTCACAGCGTTGGCTGGTCCATGACCTTACAGGATGCAAAATGGATGATCGACCGAATGGCTGCCATGGGCACGAATTTTTATAATTTTCATGCTTTTTTTTACACAATCGGCGGGCTTGCAAAACATGATGCACCTCCGTCTCAATTTTTACAAAATCCCTATTGGCCTTATTTCCGTGAGCTCGGAGATTATGTAGGGCGCATCAGTTATCTGATGAGCGAAGGGAAAGCGGATATTCGAATTGCTTTGCTTGACCCAACCACTACGTTTTGGACGCTAATGGGGAATCCGCTGCATGGTTTTGCGTACGGCGGAGAAGAGGAAGAAGAAAAAGCACAGCTAGATCAGCTCAAGGAAGACTGGCTGATTCTATCGAATCTACTGCTTCGATATCGCCGTGACTATGATCATCTGGATCCAGAGCTGTTTGCTGAAGCACAGATTAGAGAGGGAAACATCGAGATCGGTGAAGCAACCTATGAGGTGTTGATTCTGCCCCCTATGCTGAATCTAGAGGCTGCTGCCTGGAATCAGCTTCAAGCTTTTGTCAGAGCAGGTGGAAAAGTCATTACGACCGGGTGCCTTCCAGTTGAGTCCGTCGAACCGGGATGTCCGGATGCCTTGGACTGGGAAGCACTTGGCAAAAAGGAGAATGTGTACTCTCTTCCTGTAGATGGAGCAATGGAGGCGAAAATTTCAGAGTATCTTCTGCTACAGCTCGATGAATGGCTGGATGATGCTGCCGTACTACAGGTAGATAATGACCCTCTGCACATCCTTCAGCAGTTCCGCATAATCTCAGCGCATGAGGCTGCTTTATTCCTGACGAATCAGGAAGGAGAAACCTTGCAAGGTAAGTTACAAATTGATAAGAAGGCACTGCTTAGCAGATTGGGTGTTAATGCGAAGAATGACAAGAATGAAGTAGCGGTACGATACTTGTCACTGCGTACAGGAGAAGTAAGTGAAGAATTGCCTGTTACCTTGTCTCATTGGGACAAGCAGGATTCAAACAATAAAAAATATGAACTAGAGGTTACGCTTGCTCCGTATGAATCAGTCATTTTCTTATTGGACGTTGTTCCGGTAAACGTGATGACGGATAGAGAACCGCAAATAGTACCCAGTCCATATCAAATCAAGCTTCCTGTAACAGGGAGGTGGACGGTAACACCAGAGCAGGATAATAAACTGCGTATCGGTGATTTTACATTAACGGTTACTGACTCGCTGGGGCAGGTACATATTCAGGATCTGAAAGTACAGGCGAAAACATTCATTGAGCAGATTACGAGTGAAGCGGGAAGCGGCCTGCCTCTCCAATTTGATCAAGTATTCGGTACACCAAAGAGAGCCAAAGTGGCTTATCCACTAGATGCTGTTTATAAATCTCAGTTCATATGTCATAGAAAAGAAGAGAACTGCTTATTATTTTTTGATGGGAGCGCCATCTCGGGGAATTACGTCATTGAAGTCAATCAGCACCGGCTGAGTGCTTCTGATTTCACTCCTGTCTGGATTACGGATTATACCAATATCGGGACGGAGATTGCTCCCTACCTTCAGGTAGGACTAAATGAGATTCGTGTTCGCGTGGAAGTGACCAAAGACGATGACGGTATCGTAGATCCGCTCATGTTATCTGGTGCATTCGGTGTTTACTACGAGGACGATAGGCCTGTACTGGCGGCCTTACCTGAGTCTATTTGCGCTCTGCTGCCAGAGCCAATGATAGGCTTCCCGCATTACGCTGGGACGACGAGTGTTAAACGGACATTTGAATGCAGCGAGGTAGAAGAGCAGGGCTCCGACCAGTTTGAACTATCTTTTACAGATTTTCGTTTGCAAGATGTTATTGAAGTGCTGGTGAATGGACAATCCCTGGGGATTCGCGCTTGGTCTCCTTACTGCTGGGCGGGCAGTACCTCCCTTCTTCGTGAAGGAGACAATGATCTAGAAGTCAAAGTTACCGGGACGCTGATTGGCCTGCTCGAAGGTACTTATTTTGATCAGGAGCAGCATGCTGCAGTCGATGTGAGAATAAAACAAAAGGAAGCACAGGTCACATCCCAAAGTACAAAAATAGGAACCTTAGGAGGTAACATAAAATGA
- a CDS encoding ABC transporter permease, producing MTKAEAKQKARKRWLAQLKRNKWLYVLLAPGLLYFLIFKYAPMWGVIIAFQDYQPFLGIRDSQWVGFDNFTTFFQNPDFFRLLRNTLILAVYDLIFFFPAPILVALLLNEVTKSWFKRTIQTLVYVPHFVSMVIIASITYVFLTPNGGVLYELIAQVTGRPVDVLSNPDSFRPLIIIQMLWKEVGWGTIIFLAALAGVDMEQYEAAIVDGAGRMRRIWHITLPAIRNTIIILLILRLGNFMDTGFEQIYLMTNSLNREVADVFDTYVYQVGITQGAFSYSTAVGLFKSLIGIVLILGANKLAKKFGHSGIY from the coding sequence ATGACCAAGGCTGAAGCGAAACAAAAAGCTAGAAAAAGATGGCTGGCTCAATTAAAACGAAACAAGTGGCTTTATGTTCTCTTAGCTCCTGGACTGCTTTATTTTCTTATCTTTAAATACGCACCGATGTGGGGGGTTATCATTGCATTTCAAGACTATCAACCCTTTCTTGGAATTCGTGACAGTCAGTGGGTAGGGTTTGATAATTTCACCACCTTCTTTCAGAATCCGGACTTCTTTAGGCTGCTCCGAAATACTTTGATTCTTGCTGTATATGATTTGATCTTCTTCTTTCCCGCACCGATTCTAGTCGCTTTACTTCTTAATGAAGTTACAAAATCGTGGTTTAAAAGAACCATTCAGACGCTGGTTTACGTACCTCACTTTGTATCCATGGTTATTATCGCAAGTATTACGTATGTGTTTCTGACACCAAATGGCGGTGTTCTGTACGAACTGATCGCTCAAGTCACGGGAAGGCCGGTTGATGTGCTGTCAAATCCAGATTCTTTTCGGCCTTTGATCATTATCCAAATGCTGTGGAAAGAGGTGGGATGGGGGACCATCATATTCCTGGCCGCACTTGCCGGGGTAGATATGGAACAATATGAAGCTGCTATTGTAGACGGGGCAGGACGGATGCGAAGAATATGGCATATTACCCTTCCTGCGATACGGAATACGATTATTATTTTGCTCATTCTTCGTCTCGGTAACTTTATGGACACCGGTTTTGAGCAAATTTACCTGATGACCAATTCCTTGAACCGTGAGGTAGCGGATGTATTTGATACTTATGTGTATCAAGTCGGTATTACACAGGGCGCTTTCAGCTACAGTACTGCGGTTGGATTATTTAAATCTCTAATCGGCATTGTCCTGATTCTTGGAGCGAACAAACTGGCCAAAAAATTTGGGCACTCCGGGATCTATTAG
- a CDS encoding helix-turn-helix domain-containing protein produces MIPLHPARKKKLKPFGFIKGSPRKGRFYRKSLITILLIASIPGLITGMTMYWLVIGQMEKEFNRLHQNQITNRAENLADQFSYMELSLSHWAFEPRFGEELKEMDYVYQFTETVDIMKTLYVLQGSNPLIQKVELYLNEPQPILFNRSYSELTDLSLIDSYNEYLRDGSHIYWTDRIPGQPLAERGTKNAGDNSAHLLHTDPGEALVLVHKIPGGSLSPFGALIVKLDNKKVTNLLKTLTPYDQGSTFLMDQKGNILLSGGDHEGSSSKQLNEEIRQKVDLSRDKGSLLYTFEGITYSVSYGKMNRIDSNWFYVSAAPITDITAPLLSVSKGIVLMSTAGLLLAILLSWLVSRRIYTPIERLLGLLSAESAGNTGNSPVLPAVNVDEFELLEAQWNELVMERSTVRKRLELQMPQLRNGYIMQLIQGHLSAHSEEDLRQRLEDLGFRVRDQHFLLVRLQLTGYSKLSGRFLEQDKGLVTLTVVNIIEEFAEQRFEQACVLNFHDLSAAILLTGEEEKLKASVLEWSEELMVVINQIMKMNVTIMVGRPTSSVRDIPSLFMELEQAEAFHSIEELNQLLDLDHLTFTHDIEHSSYPFLIERDLIHAIRTGKEEEATDLLREFLKQVTQRQCTIYQLQQMMLQLLASMLHLMLQSGIPPYELFSGRNLYDELAQLREPVQIEAWLKSEVMTPFITFMEQRSHSGLKPAVERTMERIDQQYMTDISLEACADLEDMTPYALSKAFKQVAGINFIDYVTFRRMDMAKRLLRETDLKINEIADQVGYQHSYFNRIFKKQEGLTPGQYREQWNR; encoded by the coding sequence ATGATTCCTCTTCATCCAGCTCGTAAGAAGAAGTTAAAACCGTTTGGTTTTATAAAAGGAAGTCCACGCAAGGGACGTTTTTATCGTAAAAGTTTAATTACGATTCTGCTGATTGCAAGTATTCCAGGGCTCATTACAGGAATGACGATGTACTGGCTTGTTATCGGGCAGATGGAAAAAGAATTTAACAGGCTCCATCAGAATCAGATTACGAACCGAGCTGAGAATCTCGCCGACCAGTTCAGTTATATGGAACTCAGCTTATCTCATTGGGCGTTTGAACCCCGGTTTGGGGAAGAGCTGAAAGAAATGGATTATGTCTATCAGTTTACAGAGACAGTAGATATCATGAAAACACTATACGTACTGCAAGGTTCTAATCCACTTATTCAAAAAGTAGAGCTGTATTTAAATGAACCTCAGCCGATCTTGTTCAATCGTTCTTATAGCGAGCTGACCGATCTATCGCTGATTGATTCCTATAATGAGTATCTTAGAGATGGGAGCCATATTTACTGGACAGATCGAATTCCAGGACAGCCGCTGGCGGAGCGGGGAACAAAAAATGCTGGAGACAACTCAGCCCATTTGCTTCATACAGATCCAGGAGAAGCCTTAGTCTTGGTACATAAAATACCAGGGGGGAGTCTCAGCCCTTTCGGAGCCCTCATCGTTAAGCTGGATAACAAAAAAGTGACAAACCTGCTGAAAACGCTTACCCCTTATGATCAAGGTTCCACTTTTTTAATGGACCAAAAAGGAAATATACTCCTGTCCGGCGGAGACCATGAAGGCAGCTCCTCTAAACAATTAAATGAAGAAATTAGACAAAAGGTGGACCTGTCCCGAGACAAGGGTTCATTACTATATACGTTTGAAGGGATCACCTACTCTGTGTCCTATGGAAAAATGAATCGGATTGATTCGAACTGGTTCTATGTTTCAGCAGCGCCGATTACCGACATAACTGCCCCTTTGTTATCGGTGTCCAAAGGTATTGTACTGATGAGTACGGCCGGACTCCTGCTTGCGATTCTATTATCCTGGCTGGTATCTCGCCGCATCTATACACCAATTGAACGATTATTGGGATTGCTTTCTGCTGAATCTGCCGGTAACACGGGTAACAGCCCAGTTTTGCCTGCGGTTAACGTGGATGAATTCGAACTGCTTGAAGCACAGTGGAATGAACTTGTCATGGAGCGAAGTACCGTTCGAAAAAGGCTTGAACTTCAGATGCCGCAATTGCGGAATGGATATATCATGCAGCTCATTCAAGGACATCTGTCTGCCCATTCTGAAGAGGATCTACGGCAGAGACTAGAGGATCTTGGATTTCGGGTGCGGGATCAGCATTTTTTACTCGTAAGATTGCAACTTACAGGATACTCCAAGCTGAGCGGACGTTTTCTAGAACAGGATAAAGGCCTTGTTACTTTGACAGTAGTGAATATTATTGAGGAATTCGCAGAGCAGCGTTTTGAGCAAGCTTGTGTGCTGAATTTCCACGATCTGTCTGCTGCAATCCTTTTAACCGGTGAGGAAGAGAAACTAAAAGCATCTGTACTTGAGTGGTCCGAAGAACTCATGGTGGTCATTAACCAAATTATGAAAATGAATGTGACCATTATGGTGGGTAGACCTACGAGTTCAGTTCGTGATATACCCTCCCTATTTATGGAACTTGAGCAAGCAGAAGCATTCCATAGCATTGAAGAACTTAACCAGCTTCTGGATTTAGATCATTTGACATTCACACACGATATAGAACATTCGAGTTATCCGTTTCTTATTGAACGGGACCTGATTCATGCCATTCGAACGGGAAAAGAAGAAGAGGCAACAGATCTGCTCCGTGAGTTTCTAAAACAAGTCACACAGCGTCAATGTACGATTTATCAGCTGCAGCAGATGATGCTTCAACTGCTGGCAAGCATGCTGCACCTGATGCTGCAGTCCGGAATTCCTCCCTATGAACTATTTAGCGGCCGTAATTTGTATGATGAGCTTGCCCAGCTGAGGGAACCCGTGCAAATAGAGGCTTGGCTGAAATCGGAAGTGATGACTCCTTTTATTACCTTTATGGAACAAAGATCACATTCAGGGCTGAAACCCGCAGTTGAACGCACCATGGAACGCATCGATCAGCAGTATATGACGGATATATCGCTAGAAGCTTGTGCCGATCTGGAAGATATGACTCCTTATGCACTTAGTAAAGCTTTTAAACAAGTTGCAGGAATCAATTTTATTGATTATGTCACCTTTCGGCGTATGGACATGGCAAAACGTTTACTGCGAGAAACCGATTTGAAGATTAACGAAATCGCAGATCAGGTAGGTTATCAGCACAGCTACTTTAATCGGATTTTCAAGAAACAAGAAGGGTTGACCCCAGGGCAGTACCGTGAACAGTGGAACCGTTAA
- a CDS encoding extracellular solute-binding protein has protein sequence MKKTKSTLAYSVKMVSTAFLITSLLAACSPGGKENTAESESPNSPETKKQISIMVPNFAAETPADNNAVLQKLEELTDTDVEFQWVPSSSYDDKFNITLASGKLPSLMVVLGKSPSFINAARSGAFWELGPYLKDYKNLSGANEIILNNASIDGKTYGIYRARALGRNGVTIRKDWLDNLKLKAPTTIEEFYNVMKAFTEDDPDGNGKKDTYGLIASQFNGPWDIMQVWFGAPNGWGEENGKLIPAHQTPQYLEALKFFRKLYSEGLINKDFAVMDPTKMSDLMVNGNGGVMVDVADNAQRIESKILEKDPNHTDAVDVLQAMVGPEGHRDLPTSGYAGMIAISKSAVKTEEELKQVLTFLDRLNDEELQMLMSYGLEGTHYEKKDDYIVPTTDKLKMRDLNGTNQILMFIPETLGLTVEQTEIRKKVAEVQKANESIVIPNPGEPLISDVYAQKGPQLDNIINDARTKFIVGQIDEKGLQDAFALWEKNGGKEYVEEMNKLYTELQK, from the coding sequence ATGAAAAAAACCAAAAGTACGTTAGCGTATTCTGTAAAAATGGTAAGCACTGCGTTCTTGATTACTTCCTTGCTTGCCGCTTGTTCACCTGGGGGGAAAGAGAACACGGCTGAATCTGAAAGCCCGAATAGTCCAGAAACGAAAAAACAGATTAGTATTATGGTGCCAAACTTTGCAGCAGAGACGCCCGCAGATAACAACGCAGTTCTACAGAAACTTGAAGAACTTACGGATACCGATGTTGAGTTTCAGTGGGTGCCAAGCAGTTCTTATGATGATAAATTCAATATTACACTCGCATCAGGTAAACTTCCTAGTCTCATGGTCGTACTCGGCAAATCGCCAAGTTTTATCAATGCGGCCCGCAGTGGTGCGTTCTGGGAGCTCGGTCCTTATTTGAAAGATTATAAAAATCTATCCGGTGCGAATGAGATCATACTAAACAATGCCTCCATTGATGGAAAGACTTACGGTATATACCGTGCTCGGGCACTTGGAAGAAACGGGGTTACGATTCGGAAAGACTGGCTGGATAACCTGAAGCTAAAAGCACCGACCACGATTGAGGAGTTCTACAACGTCATGAAGGCGTTTACAGAGGATGATCCAGATGGCAATGGAAAAAAGGATACGTACGGGCTGATCGCAAGTCAGTTTAACGGACCATGGGACATCATGCAGGTATGGTTTGGTGCACCGAATGGCTGGGGAGAAGAGAACGGAAAGTTGATTCCAGCGCATCAGACACCTCAATATTTGGAAGCATTGAAATTCTTCCGCAAGTTATATAGCGAGGGCCTTATTAATAAAGATTTTGCTGTAATGGATCCTACCAAGATGTCCGATTTGATGGTCAACGGCAACGGTGGAGTCATGGTCGATGTAGCAGATAATGCGCAGCGAATTGAATCGAAAATATTGGAGAAGGATCCGAATCATACAGATGCTGTAGATGTTCTGCAAGCGATGGTAGGTCCTGAAGGACATCGTGATCTTCCCACTTCCGGATATGCCGGCATGATCGCTATTTCTAAAAGTGCGGTGAAAACAGAGGAAGAGCTGAAACAAGTGCTTACTTTCCTTGACCGTTTGAATGATGAGGAGCTGCAAATGCTGATGTCTTATGGACTCGAAGGCACTCATTATGAGAAAAAGGATGATTATATCGTTCCTACCACAGATAAATTGAAAATGAGGGACCTAAACGGAACCAATCAGATTTTGATGTTTATTCCGGAGACGCTGGGACTTACTGTAGAGCAGACAGAAATACGGAAAAAGGTAGCTGAAGTGCAAAAGGCAAACGAGTCCATCGTTATTCCTAACCCAGGTGAACCGCTGATCTCGGATGTCTATGCACAAAAAGGACCGCAGCTCGACAATATCATTAATGATGCTCGTACGAAGTTTATCGTCGGTCAGATTGATGAAAAAGGGTTGCAGGACGCTTTTGCCTTGTGGGAGAAAAACGGAGGTAAAGAGTACGTAGAAGAGATGAACAAACTGTATACCGAGCTGCAGAAATAA
- a CDS encoding Gfo/Idh/MocA family oxidoreductase, translating to MSKKTYAVVGTGGRAGFFYTALAEDYRDQSELLAFCDTNQTRMDYANQVLREKCDYPEVPTYKDTEFETMIEKHKPDTIIVTSIDRTHHRYIIRALELGCDVITEKPMTVDEEKCQEILDAVERTGRNVRVTFNYRYAPHHTKARELIMNGTIGDVHSVHFEWLLNTRHGADYFRRWHRDKRNSGGLLVHKSTHHFDLVNFWIGSQPETVFAFGDLLFYGKENAENRGESHPYQRATGNVHAKDDPFALHLDENESLKAMYLDAEHEDGYQRDQNVFGDGISIEDTMGVLVKYKNRAVLTYSLNAYMPWEGYRIAFNGSKGRIEMNIVEQSYVNAGGDRANEGALQGHSIKVFPMFDAPYLVDVEEGEGGHGGGDPVLLNDLFGEPVHDPFDRAANHVDGARSILTGIAANKAIRTGLPVQIDDLVKFY from the coding sequence ATGAGTAAAAAAACTTATGCGGTTGTAGGTACGGGAGGAAGAGCAGGATTTTTCTATACGGCACTGGCTGAGGATTACCGAGATCAGTCTGAACTTCTTGCATTCTGTGATACCAACCAGACACGTATGGATTATGCGAATCAAGTGCTGAGGGAAAAATGTGATTACCCTGAGGTGCCTACTTATAAAGACACTGAATTTGAGACTATGATTGAAAAACATAAGCCGGATACGATTATTGTTACAAGTATCGACCGAACGCATCACCGCTATATTATCCGAGCTCTCGAACTCGGCTGTGATGTCATTACAGAAAAGCCGATGACGGTTGACGAGGAGAAATGTCAGGAGATTCTTGATGCGGTAGAAAGAACCGGACGGAATGTTCGGGTGACGTTTAACTACAGATATGCACCGCATCATACGAAAGCTCGTGAGCTGATCATGAACGGAACGATAGGCGACGTTCATTCCGTGCATTTTGAGTGGCTGCTAAATACTCGTCATGGTGCAGATTATTTCCGCAGATGGCACCGTGACAAACGAAACAGCGGGGGACTGCTCGTACATAAATCAACACATCATTTTGACTTAGTTAATTTCTGGATCGGCTCTCAGCCTGAGACCGTTTTCGCATTTGGGGACTTACTCTTCTATGGTAAAGAGAATGCAGAGAATCGCGGAGAAAGCCATCCTTATCAGCGGGCAACCGGAAATGTTCATGCGAAAGATGATCCTTTTGCACTCCATCTAGATGAGAATGAATCACTCAAAGCCATGTATCTTGATGCCGAGCACGAAGATGGATATCAGCGGGACCAAAACGTTTTTGGAGACGGGATTAGTATTGAAGATACGATGGGTGTCCTTGTGAAATACAAAAACCGTGCAGTCCTTACGTATTCACTGAATGCGTATATGCCTTGGGAAGGATACCGTATTGCTTTTAACGGCAGTAAGGGACGGATTGAAATGAATATTGTTGAACAGTCCTATGTGAATGCAGGCGGAGACCGGGCAAACGAAGGGGCGCTGCAAGGACATAGTATTAAAGTATTTCCTATGTTTGATGCACCTTACCTGGTTGATGTAGAGGAAGGAGAAGGAGGACACGGCGGAGGCGACCCCGTTCTTCTAAATGATCTGTTTGGTGAACCGGTGCATGATCCATTTGACCGCGCAGCGAATCATGTGGATGGAGCACGTTCTATTTTGACAGGGATTGCTGCTAACAAAGCCATTCGTACTGGACTTCCTGTTCAGATTGATGATCTTGTGAAGTTCTACTAG
- a CDS encoding carbohydrate ABC transporter permease produces the protein MNKRFNTPGGRVFDAFNYVFLGLFGLVTVLPFLYIIGNSFATEAEITARSFFLIPKEFSMSAYQYIFSSSTIFRSIGNSIFITVAGTFVNLLFTLTMAYPLSRKDFWGRNVVMNLVIFSMLFGGGMIPTYLVIRGLGLLDSYWALILPGAIGAFNLIVVKNFFQELPAGLEEAARIDGCTDIGVLWRIVLPLSKPVIATFALFYAVGHWNNFFSALLYLTDSAKWPLQIMLRQIVLLSQGTVGDMANLDQNFVQPPEQAIKMAVIVVGTIPILIVYPFLQKHFAKGVLLGSIKG, from the coding sequence ATGAACAAACGGTTTAATACCCCAGGCGGGCGTGTGTTTGATGCGTTCAACTACGTGTTCTTGGGACTGTTTGGACTTGTCACTGTACTGCCGTTTCTCTACATCATCGGGAATTCATTTGCCACAGAAGCAGAGATTACGGCCCGAAGTTTCTTTTTAATACCAAAGGAATTTTCGATGAGTGCGTATCAGTATATTTTCTCTTCCTCCACCATTTTTAGAAGTATTGGGAATTCCATTTTTATTACGGTTGCCGGAACTTTTGTCAATCTGTTGTTTACGCTGACGATGGCGTACCCCCTGTCTCGCAAAGACTTTTGGGGACGAAATGTTGTGATGAACTTAGTTATCTTCTCCATGTTATTTGGGGGAGGAATGATCCCGACTTATCTCGTCATTCGTGGACTCGGTCTGCTCGACAGCTACTGGGCTTTGATTCTACCAGGGGCGATTGGCGCGTTTAACTTGATTGTGGTCAAAAACTTTTTTCAAGAACTTCCTGCAGGACTAGAAGAGGCGGCTCGAATCGATGGATGTACGGATATTGGCGTGTTATGGCGAATTGTTCTTCCGTTATCCAAACCTGTTATTGCTACCTTCGCTTTATTTTACGCGGTAGGTCATTGGAACAACTTTTTCTCGGCCCTTTTATATCTAACAGACAGTGCGAAATGGCCGCTGCAGATCATGCTTAGACAGATTGTACTTCTATCGCAAGGTACGGTGGGAGACATGGCTAACCTGGATCAAAACTTTGTTCAGCCGCCTGAACAGGCCATTAAAATGGCGGTAATTGTGGTTGGTACCATCCCAATTTTAATCGTGTATCCGTTCTTGCAAAAGCATTTTGCAAAAGGGGTCCTGCTTGGTTCCATTAAGGGGTAA